A part of Leifsonia xyli subsp. xyli str. CTCB07 genomic DNA contains:
- the truA gene encoding tRNA pseudouridine(38-40) synthase TruA, with amino-acid sequence MTDQATRFRLDIAYQGTDFAGWARQPDLRTVQGTLEEALATIFRCSGEPPSLTVAGRTDAGVHATGQVAHVDLSPEQVALLRRPHGKREPQLAHDALKRRVNGVLGPVPDVLVSRATEAPAGFDARFSALWRRYEYRVADRIALRDPLQRHRTAWVPNTLDVDAMDRGAHGMLGLHDFASYCKAREGATTIRTLQAFSWRRDAEGVLLGEVAADAFCHSMVRALVGACVEVGEGKLRPGDLVTLRDERQRTSAFKVMPARGLTLREVGYPVDAELGRRAEQTRGLRTL; translated from the coding sequence ATGACCGACCAGGCGACGCGATTCCGGCTCGACATCGCCTACCAGGGCACCGACTTCGCGGGCTGGGCCCGGCAGCCGGATCTGCGGACCGTGCAGGGGACGCTGGAGGAGGCTCTGGCGACGATCTTCCGTTGCTCGGGCGAACCGCCGTCGCTGACCGTCGCCGGGCGCACAGACGCCGGAGTCCACGCCACCGGCCAGGTCGCGCACGTGGACCTCTCGCCCGAGCAGGTCGCGCTCCTGCGCAGGCCGCACGGCAAACGGGAGCCGCAGCTCGCGCACGATGCGCTGAAGCGGCGCGTGAATGGCGTGCTCGGCCCGGTCCCGGATGTCCTCGTCTCCCGTGCGACCGAGGCGCCGGCCGGCTTCGACGCGCGCTTCTCCGCCCTCTGGCGCCGTTACGAGTACCGCGTGGCCGACCGGATCGCTCTGCGTGACCCTCTTCAGCGGCACCGCACCGCCTGGGTGCCGAACACGCTCGACGTCGACGCGATGGATCGGGGGGCCCACGGGATGCTGGGTCTCCACGACTTCGCGAGCTACTGCAAAGCGCGCGAGGGCGCGACGACCATCCGCACGCTTCAGGCCTTCTCCTGGCGCCGCGACGCGGAGGGGGTTCTGCTCGGCGAGGTGGCCGCCGACGCGTTCTGTCACAGCATGGTCCGCGCGCTGGTCGGCGCGTGCGTCGAGGTCGGCGAGGGCAAGCTCCGGCCCGGGGATCTCGTGACCCTGCGGGACGAACGGCAGCGCACGAGCGCCTTCAAGGTGATGCCTGCGCGCGGCCTGACGCTGCGGGAGGTCGGCTACCCCGTGGATGCCGAGCTCGGCAGACGAGCCGAGCAGACCCGCGGGCTGCGCACGCTTTGA
- the rplM gene encoding 50S ribosomal protein L13, with protein sequence MTRTYSPKADEIQRDWVVIDATNVVLGRLASHTAALLRGKHKATFAPHMDTGDFVIIVNADKVAFTGQKVAQKKAYRHSGYPGGLKAVTYAELLEKNPVRAVEKAVRGMLPKNSIGRAQFRKLKVYTGSEHPHAAQQPKAYALGQVAQ encoded by the coding sequence GTGACGCGCACTTACTCCCCGAAGGCAGACGAGATCCAGCGCGACTGGGTCGTCATCGACGCGACCAATGTCGTGCTCGGCCGTCTCGCCAGCCACACCGCCGCCCTCCTGCGCGGCAAGCACAAGGCGACCTTCGCCCCCCACATGGACACGGGCGACTTCGTCATCATCGTCAACGCGGACAAGGTTGCCTTCACCGGCCAGAAGGTCGCGCAGAAGAAGGCCTACCGCCACTCCGGCTACCCGGGTGGGCTCAAGGCCGTCACCTACGCCGAGCTCCTCGAGAAGAATCCGGTTCGCGCCGTCGAGAAGGCTGTGCGCGGGATGCTGCCGAAGAACTCCATCGGCCGGGCCCAGTTCCGCAAGCTGAAAGTCTACACCGGAAGCGAGCACCCGCACGCCGCCCAGCAGCCCAAGGCCTACGCCCTCGGCCAGGTCGCCCAGTAG
- the rpsI gene encoding 30S ribosomal protein S9, whose amino-acid sequence MAKIADSIDSAQADSVENVESYSTETPESAAPAAPRPVLSVPGAAVGRRKEAIARVRLVPGAGAVTVNGRAFADYFPNKLHQQLITDPFKVLDLVGSYDVIARITGGGPSGQAGALRLAIARALNEIDRENNRPTLKKAGFLTRDARVTERKKAGLKKARKASQFSKR is encoded by the coding sequence GTGGCGAAGATCGCAGACAGCATCGACTCGGCCCAGGCCGACAGTGTTGAGAACGTCGAGTCCTACTCGACCGAGACCCCGGAGAGCGCCGCCCCGGCCGCTCCCCGTCCCGTCCTCTCCGTTCCCGGCGCGGCCGTCGGCCGCCGCAAGGAGGCCATCGCGCGCGTGCGCCTGGTCCCCGGCGCTGGCGCCGTCACGGTCAACGGCCGTGCGTTCGCGGACTACTTTCCGAACAAGCTGCACCAGCAGCTGATCACCGACCCCTTCAAGGTCCTCGACCTCGTTGGTTCGTACGATGTGATCGCGCGCATTACCGGCGGCGGCCCCTCGGGCCAGGCCGGGGCGCTCCGCCTCGCCATCGCCCGGGCCCTCAACGAGATCGACCGCGAGAACAACCGGCCGACCCTGAAGAAAGCTGGCTTCCTCACCCGCGACGCCCGCGTCACCGAGCGTAAGAAAGCCGGTCTCAAGAAGGCCCGCAAGGCATCGCAGTTCTCCAAGCGTTGA